Proteins encoded within one genomic window of Arachis ipaensis cultivar K30076 chromosome B08, Araip1.1, whole genome shotgun sequence:
- the LOC107610275 gene encoding uncharacterized protein LOC107610275: MEGTVTLLKTSPVRVGDNVDDSTVYFHCLFWTFPPCVEAFRHCKPLVSIDGTHLYGKYGGTLLLAIAQDGNSNILPIAFSLVEGENAESWSFFLTNLRQHVTPQQGILVISDRHNGIKAALENPNSGWLPPHAYRAFCIRHVAANFALSFKDTDAKRLLVNAAYAKTEAEFDYWFDIIRTENPAMCDWTNRIEYDKWTQHQDGGRRFGHMTTNISECVNSVLKGTRNLPVTALVKSTYGRLAELFVVRGQTTEAQLASGAKFCQSFMKAMERNLKDSRCFTVTLFDRQQSEYTVAETTPTGRFSLGTYRVSLQHRTCDCGYFQALHYPCCHAIACCAQSRLD, encoded by the coding sequence ATGGAGGGGACAGTTACGTTGTTGAAGACATCTCCGGTTCGCGTCGGTGATAACGTGGATGACTCAACCGTGTACTTTCACTGTCTTTTCTGGACGTTTCCTCCTTGTGTTGAAGCTTTCCGACATTGCAAGCCCTTGGTAAGCATAGACGGTACTCATCTGTATGGTAAGTATGGAGGGACTTTGCTCTTGGCAATCGCTCAAGATGGGAACTCCAACATCTTGCCTATTGCTTTCAGTCTCGTGGAGGGGGAAAATGCCGAGTCTTGGTCTTTCTTCCTGACCAACCTGAGGCAACATGTGACTCCGCAACAGGGGATACTGGTCATTTCAGATAGGCACAATGGCATCAAGGCTGCACTGGAGAACCCGAACAGTGGGTGGTTACCCCCACATGCGTACCGAGCATTTTGTATTCGGCATGTTGCAGCTAACTTTGCACTCAGTTTCAAGGACACAGATGCAAAGCGTTTGCTTGTGAACGCTGCTTATGCAAAGACTGAGGCAGAGTTTGACTATTGGTTTGACATAATACGGACTGAGAATCCGGCAATGTGTGATTGGACGAACAGAATAGAATACGATAAGTGGACTCAGCACCAGGATGGTGGCAGACGGTTCGGTCACATGACGACCAATATATCTGAGTGTGTTAATTCTGTTCTGAAGGGTACACGGAATCTTCCGGTTACCGCCCTAGTCAAGTCCACATATGGTCGGCTAGCGGAGTTGTTCGTGGTTCGTGGTCAGACGACAGAGGCTCAATTGGCCAGTGGTGCCAAGTTCTGCCAGTCTTTTATGAAGGCGATGGAGCGCAACTTGAAAGACTCCAGATGTTTCACTGTCACCCTGTTCGATAGACAGCAGTCTGAGTACACCGTTGCCGAGACGACGCCCACCGGGAGATTTTCACTTGGGACGTACCGAGTTTCCCTCCAGCACCGTACATGCGACTGTGGATACTTTCAAGCTCTCCATTACCCATGTTGCCATGCGATTGCATGTTGTGCCCAGTCACGGCTTGACTGA